From uncultured Roseateles sp., the proteins below share one genomic window:
- a CDS encoding acetamidase, with product METNPTVSQASLADAMERVAPRLGLSRRTLLASGTLGLAASACASPEKAGQASFSLDPGTRVHVVECSPRTVSVGNLDPAYEPAATIDSGDVVHYPNTWLNWANEPKYGMSFAEREPIRRRYPAGPYSNIGPVFVRGAEPGDTIEIRTLKARPIEWGWNSSPANVGSLPEDFKEPYLQYFKFSADRKSVEFRPGIKLDLHPGQGLFATQPPGDKAVSGILNGPYGGKLGLHELVEGTALFLPVFHPGGRVWTANSHAVQGDGMVNQTALETAMEELRIQYVLHKRRPVKLPLAETKTHWIGLGFGQSLDDALVQCLRNLLEWVGPALGMSKAEAYSLFSLAGSFRVTKFARQTQSVYTNKPLNTLHGMLPKAVLSQELQARLSASLRSA from the coding sequence ATGGAGACAAACCCAACCGTGTCTCAAGCCTCGCTGGCCGATGCAATGGAACGTGTTGCGCCGCGCCTGGGCCTGAGTCGCCGCACGCTGCTGGCCTCGGGCACGCTCGGGCTGGCCGCCAGTGCCTGCGCATCGCCCGAGAAGGCCGGCCAAGCATCGTTCTCGCTGGATCCCGGCACGCGGGTCCATGTCGTCGAGTGCAGCCCCAGGACGGTCAGCGTGGGCAATCTTGACCCGGCCTATGAGCCAGCGGCGACCATCGACTCGGGCGATGTCGTCCACTATCCCAACACATGGCTGAACTGGGCCAACGAGCCCAAGTACGGCATGAGCTTTGCCGAGCGCGAGCCGATCCGCCGCCGCTATCCCGCCGGGCCCTACTCCAATATCGGACCGGTGTTCGTGCGTGGTGCCGAACCCGGCGATACGATAGAGATACGCACCTTGAAGGCCAGGCCCATCGAATGGGGCTGGAACTCGTCGCCGGCCAATGTCGGCAGCCTGCCCGAGGATTTCAAGGAACCCTATCTGCAGTATTTCAAGTTCAGCGCGGACCGCAAGTCGGTGGAGTTCCGCCCCGGCATCAAGCTCGACCTGCATCCCGGCCAGGGCCTGTTTGCCACACAGCCGCCCGGAGACAAGGCGGTCAGCGGCATTCTCAACGGCCCCTACGGCGGCAAGCTGGGCCTGCACGAGCTGGTCGAGGGCACGGCCCTGTTCCTGCCGGTGTTCCACCCCGGCGGCCGGGTCTGGACGGCGAACTCGCATGCAGTGCAGGGCGACGGCATGGTGAACCAGACCGCGCTGGAAACGGCCATGGAAGAGCTGCGCATCCAGTACGTGCTGCACAAGCGCCGGCCCGTCAAGCTGCCGCTGGCCGAAACCAAGACCCACTGGATAGGCCTGGGCTTCGGGCAGTCACTGGACGACGCGCTGGTGCAGTGCCTGCGCAATCTGCTGGAGTGGGTCGGGCCGGCGCTGGGCATGTCCAAGGCCGAGGCCTATTCGCTGTTCAGCCTGGCGGGCAGCTTTCGCGTCACCAAGTTCGCGCGGCAGACGCAATCCGTCTACACCAACAAGCCACTGAACACGCTACACGGCATGTTGCCCAAGGCGGTGCTGTCGCAGGAGCTGCAGGCACGCCTGTCGGCATCGCTGCGCTCGGCTTGA
- a CDS encoding NIPSNAP family protein, protein MIVEQRIYSFAPGVLPGFLAAYEAFGLPVHQRIFGRPLGFYTAESGLLNQLVQLWAFDSHDDRSERRTRLLEDADWQVYRGKVKGMVLQQENRFLAPAAWPQAR, encoded by the coding sequence ATGATCGTCGAGCAGCGCATCTACAGCTTCGCGCCGGGCGTGCTGCCGGGCTTTCTGGCCGCCTACGAGGCCTTCGGCCTGCCGGTGCACCAGCGCATCTTTGGCCGCCCGCTGGGCTTCTACACGGCCGAGAGCGGCCTGCTGAATCAGCTCGTACAGCTCTGGGCCTTCGACAGCCACGACGACCGCAGCGAGCGCCGCACCCGCCTGCTCGAAGACGCCGACTGGCAGGTCTATCGGGGCAAGGTCAAGGGCATGGTGCTGCAGCAGGAGAACCGCTTTCTGGCCCCTGCCGCCTGGCCCCAGGCGCGTTGA
- a CDS encoding Ldh family oxidoreductase: protein MSGGLLVQKEALEAFAARLLAAGGLDAAEAASVAEVLVWADLRGTDSHGVVRLPMYLELLASGQMRGDAQLQRVLHLPALSILEGARCAGAVGMRAAAAEAMASARQAGMGMCLLRDTTHTGALGFYTENIARSGMLALAGAASGPNMAYHQAAAAGVSTAPLSIAAPGADGDPMLFDMASGVVALGKLQQAKAAGQAIPAGWALNAQGHPTTDPAAAKIPLPLGGPKGSGLALMMEALTSLLVNNPILAPALSATATATTSATAAPQRHYQNGFVIAIDLAQIPQAGDYLQQIGELAAAIKGLPAMPQQELLLPGERGARQARASRSAGIALRPGTLAALDRAAAALNVTRPW, encoded by the coding sequence ATGAGCGGCGGCCTGCTGGTTCAGAAAGAGGCGCTGGAGGCCTTCGCAGCACGCCTGCTGGCAGCCGGTGGTCTGGACGCCGCCGAGGCCGCCTCGGTGGCCGAGGTACTGGTGTGGGCCGATCTGCGCGGCACCGACTCACATGGCGTGGTGCGCCTGCCCATGTACCTGGAACTGCTGGCCTCCGGGCAGATGAGAGGAGATGCCCAGCTGCAGCGCGTGCTGCATCTGCCGGCCCTCTCGATCTTGGAAGGTGCGCGTTGCGCCGGCGCCGTGGGCATGCGCGCCGCCGCTGCCGAGGCGATGGCCTCGGCACGCCAGGCCGGCATGGGCATGTGCCTGCTGCGCGACACCACCCACACCGGCGCGCTCGGCTTCTACACCGAGAACATCGCCCGGTCGGGCATGCTGGCACTGGCCGGCGCGGCCTCGGGCCCGAATATGGCTTATCACCAGGCCGCGGCGGCGGGGGTGTCGACAGCACCGCTGTCCATCGCCGCTCCAGGCGCCGATGGCGATCCGATGCTGTTCGACATGGCCTCCGGCGTGGTGGCGCTCGGCAAGCTGCAGCAAGCCAAGGCCGCCGGCCAGGCCATCCCGGCCGGCTGGGCGCTGAACGCCCAGGGCCACCCCACCACCGACCCGGCGGCGGCCAAGATCCCGCTGCCGCTCGGCGGCCCCAAGGGCTCGGGGCTGGCGCTGATGATGGAGGCACTGACCAGCCTGCTGGTCAACAACCCCATTCTTGCCCCGGCGCTTTCAGCCACAGCCACGGCAACGACCTCGGCCACAGCTGCCCCGCAACGCCACTACCAGAACGGCTTTGTCATCGCCATCGACCTCGCTCAGATCCCCCAGGCCGGCGACTATCTGCAGCAGATCGGCGAGCTGGCCGCGGCCATCAAGGGCCTGCCGGCGATGCCGCAGCAGGAGTTGCTGTTGCCCGGCGAGCGCGGTGCACGGCAGGCCCGCGCAAGCCGCAGCGCCGGCATCGCGCTGCGCCCGGGCACGCTTGCGGCACTGGACCGTGCCGCTGCGGCGCTGAATGTCACACGACCCTGGTGA
- a CDS encoding alpha/beta fold hydrolase, whose protein sequence is MEQQINFESDGLQLVGVLQLPDGLQPGERRPALVVLHGFGSNKDDGMVQLATRLFAALGYITLRFDMRGCGESEGERAKVICLEQVADTSNAVSYLATLPQVDTEAIAVMGHSFGAAVAVYAAGVDPRIAACISSGGWGDGESKFRQQHAAPADWARFEALLDTGRRELEQGRSMRVSRFDIVPIPPAMRSNLPPGSYMEFPFEVVDSMFRFKPNGVVERIAPRPLLILHPSVDSVTPTEQSIEIFRHARMPADLHLVANIDHFIFSDDNTMVLNIVRDWLAKYLPVLR, encoded by the coding sequence ATGGAACAACAAATCAACTTCGAATCCGACGGCCTGCAACTGGTCGGTGTGCTCCAGCTGCCCGATGGGCTGCAGCCCGGCGAGCGCCGCCCGGCCCTGGTCGTACTGCATGGCTTTGGCAGCAACAAGGACGACGGCATGGTCCAGCTGGCCACGCGTCTGTTCGCAGCCCTGGGCTACATCACCTTGCGCTTTGACATGCGGGGCTGCGGTGAGAGCGAAGGCGAGCGCGCCAAGGTGATCTGCCTCGAGCAGGTGGCCGACACCTCCAACGCGGTGAGCTATCTGGCCACACTGCCGCAGGTGGACACCGAGGCCATCGCGGTGATGGGCCACAGCTTCGGCGCCGCGGTGGCCGTGTACGCCGCCGGGGTGGACCCGCGCATCGCCGCCTGCATTTCCAGCGGCGGCTGGGGCGACGGCGAGTCCAAGTTCCGCCAGCAGCATGCGGCACCCGCCGATTGGGCCCGCTTCGAGGCGCTGCTGGACACCGGCCGGCGCGAGCTTGAACAGGGACGCTCGATGCGCGTGTCGCGCTTCGACATCGTGCCGATACCGCCGGCCATGCGCAGCAATCTGCCGCCGGGCTCCTATATGGAGTTTCCGTTCGAGGTGGTGGACAGCATGTTCCGCTTCAAGCCGAACGGCGTGGTCGAGCGCATCGCGCCGCGGCCGCTGCTGATACTGCACCCGTCGGTGGATTCGGTCACGCCGACCGAGCAGTCGATCGAGATATTCCGCCATGCCAGAATGCCCGCCGACCTGCATCTGGTGGCCAATATCGATCACTTCATCTTCTCGGACGACAACACCATGGTGCTCAACATCGTGCGCGACTGGTTGGCTAAATATCTTCCGGTGCTGCGATGA
- a CDS encoding alpha/beta hydrolase translates to MSKPIIVGHGPVRVIALHGWFGSADAWKPLADVLDVQRFTYVFPDHRGYGKRMAEAGQFTMEEIAADTLALADALGWELFNLIGHSMGGKAIQRVLLDAPQRVEKLVAVTPVPASGVPFDAATWALFASAAAQREARLGIVDHSTGSRLSKAWLGRLVDHSVKHSNEAAFAAYLEAWAKGDFSSAIAGNPVPIKVIVGEHDPGLNAAAMEATYLRWYPNASLQVMANAGHYPMDETPVALATSIEQFLTDKA, encoded by the coding sequence TTGAGCAAACCGATCATCGTGGGCCACGGGCCTGTTCGCGTCATCGCACTGCACGGCTGGTTCGGCAGCGCCGATGCGTGGAAGCCGCTGGCCGATGTGCTGGACGTCCAGCGCTTCACCTATGTGTTCCCGGACCATCGCGGCTACGGCAAGCGCATGGCCGAGGCCGGCCAGTTCACCATGGAGGAGATCGCTGCGGACACGCTGGCGCTGGCCGACGCCCTCGGCTGGGAACTCTTCAATCTGATCGGCCATTCGATGGGCGGCAAGGCCATTCAGCGTGTGCTGCTGGATGCGCCGCAACGCGTCGAAAAACTGGTCGCGGTGACGCCAGTGCCTGCCAGCGGCGTGCCCTTTGATGCCGCTACCTGGGCGCTGTTCGCCAGCGCCGCCGCGCAGCGCGAGGCGCGGCTGGGCATTGTCGACCACAGCACCGGCTCGCGGCTCTCCAAGGCCTGGCTGGGCCGGCTGGTCGATCACTCCGTCAAGCATTCGAACGAGGCGGCTTTTGCGGCCTATCTCGAAGCCTGGGCCAAGGGCGATTTCTCGTCTGCAATTGCCGGCAACCCGGTGCCCATCAAGGTGATCGTCGGCGAGCACGATCCCGGCCTGAACGCCGCCGCAATGGAGGCCACCTATCTGCGCTGGTACCCGAACGCGTCGCTGCAGGTGATGGCCAACGCGGGCCACTACCCGATGGACGAAACCCCGGTGGCGCTGGCCACCTCGATCGAGCAATTTCTGACGGACAAAGCCTGA
- a CDS encoding acetamidase/formamidase family protein, with amino-acid sequence MAQLTGCANANANAPTLSAAPAGRTHRLESNKDTVRIGAMDPSATPAVTVDSGDIVHYPNTWVNWANEAQYGMSFAEREPIRKRYSAGPYSLVGPVAVRGAEPGDWIECRMLRLRPIEWGWNSAPLGVGALPAEFKQPYLHYFKFDAARTQAAFKQGIVYALQPTQGVIATMPAGDRPVSGILSGPHGGNIVLRELTEGAAIFLPVLRAGGQVWTGDSHAAQGDGVVNQTAIETAMEDMRIQFILHKRAPLKTLLVETPSQWISVGHGETLEKALSASLQSTIEWLSAASGIGRDDAYSLISVAGSVRITQYSHQTNTVYANVPAKGVHTVIPKNVFSADMLAAIARATRTAS; translated from the coding sequence TTGGCGCAGCTCACGGGCTGCGCCAACGCCAACGCCAACGCACCCACGCTTTCTGCAGCGCCCGCCGGACGCACGCACCGGCTCGAATCCAACAAGGACACGGTACGCATCGGCGCCATGGACCCATCTGCCACCCCGGCCGTGACAGTGGATTCGGGCGATATCGTGCACTACCCGAACACCTGGGTGAACTGGGCCAACGAGGCCCAGTACGGCATGTCGTTCGCCGAGCGCGAACCGATACGCAAGCGCTACAGCGCCGGGCCCTACTCGCTGGTCGGGCCGGTGGCCGTGCGCGGCGCCGAGCCTGGCGACTGGATCGAGTGCCGCATGCTGAGGCTGCGGCCCATCGAATGGGGCTGGAACAGCGCACCGTTGGGCGTGGGCGCGCTGCCGGCCGAGTTCAAGCAGCCCTATCTTCACTATTTCAAGTTCGACGCGGCGCGCACCCAGGCGGCGTTCAAGCAGGGCATCGTCTATGCACTGCAGCCGACCCAGGGCGTGATCGCCACCATGCCGGCCGGCGACCGCCCGGTCAGCGGCATCCTGAGCGGACCTCATGGCGGCAATATCGTGCTGCGCGAACTGACCGAAGGTGCGGCCATCTTCCTGCCGGTGCTGCGTGCCGGGGGCCAGGTCTGGACCGGCGACTCGCATGCGGCCCAGGGCGACGGCGTGGTCAACCAGACCGCGATCGAGACCGCTATGGAAGACATGCGCATCCAGTTCATCCTGCACAAGCGCGCGCCGCTGAAAACCCTGCTGGTCGAGACACCCAGCCAGTGGATTTCCGTAGGCCACGGCGAGACGCTGGAGAAGGCACTGAGCGCCAGCCTGCAAAGCACGATCGAATGGTTGTCCGCCGCGTCGGGCATAGGCCGGGACGACGCCTACTCGCTGATCAGCGTGGCCGGCAGCGTGCGCATCACGCAATACTCGCACCAGACCAACACCGTCTATGCCAATGTGCCGGCCAAGGGCGTGCACACGGTGATACCGAAGAACGTGTTCAGCGCCGACATGCTGGCCGCCATCGCCCGCGCCACCCGGACGGCCTCATGA
- a CDS encoding AraC family transcriptional regulator: protein MKETQASAAVQGRFGRVATHTTSRPLVEHAHFEFNFIFWVGGSTTGFRVGKQDCVLDPSSAILVNPWLPHAKLPSADGPTLVLTVLPDPHWLAQLLDLEDMPLVKLFSQPCVALTPEVRALIDRLAATMNAGAAFGDSAYEPMVSKLVLALVNTYADADMRTTFFRRDRPMDARISRSLPLIREAAASNPNLDDIASQVGLSRSRFFEQFKACIGASPQQYLDWARMAVATKLLASTEQSVADVSHELGFSAPSHFARFFAQHMGVPPSDFKRGVITENETAA, encoded by the coding sequence ATGAAGGAGACGCAGGCCTCGGCCGCAGTGCAGGGCCGCTTCGGGCGGGTGGCGACGCACACCACCTCGCGGCCGCTGGTGGAGCATGCGCACTTCGAGTTCAACTTCATCTTCTGGGTGGGGGGCTCGACCACAGGCTTTCGTGTCGGCAAGCAGGACTGCGTGCTCGACCCGTCGTCTGCCATCCTCGTCAACCCCTGGCTGCCCCATGCCAAGCTGCCCAGCGCCGATGGCCCGACCCTGGTGCTGACGGTGCTGCCCGATCCGCACTGGCTGGCCCAGCTGCTCGACCTGGAGGACATGCCGCTGGTCAAGCTGTTCTCGCAGCCCTGCGTGGCGCTGACGCCGGAGGTGCGCGCGCTGATCGACCGCCTGGCGGCGACGATGAATGCCGGCGCCGCGTTCGGCGACAGCGCTTATGAGCCTATGGTCAGCAAGCTGGTGCTGGCGCTGGTGAACACCTATGCCGATGCCGATATGCGCACCACCTTCTTCCGGCGCGACCGGCCGATGGACGCGCGCATTTCGCGCTCGCTGCCGCTGATACGCGAAGCCGCGGCCAGCAACCCCAATCTGGACGACATCGCCAGCCAGGTGGGTTTGTCGCGCTCGCGGTTCTTCGAGCAGTTCAAGGCCTGCATCGGTGCGTCGCCGCAGCAGTATCTGGACTGGGCCCGCATGGCGGTGGCCACCAAGCTGTTGGCCAGCACCGAGCAGAGCGTGGCCGATGTGTCGCACGAGCTCGGGTTTTCGGCGCCCAGCCATTTCGCGCGCTTCTTCGCCCAGCATATGGGCGTGCCGCCCAGTGACTTCAAACGCGGTGTGATCACCGAAAACGAAACGGCGGCCTGA